In the genome of bacterium, one region contains:
- a CDS encoding DUF4395 family protein, with protein sequence MRKEAKRLLLMQGFRRKDIEDVPQLGALARWTPLSCAAFGTVGIWLQGILPIGGFLCPCVITGITGLWLGSGWFFIALGLLTLTGGMTARSIYDRLYNATLRHLFRTPPIPQHGSPRKFGCAIGGIMYVLSGIGFLLGNYWLAFIPAVFMVVFATIAGLTQWCFASAIYAWLFEREHDPKAGCRN encoded by the coding sequence ATGAGAAAAGAAGCAAAAAGATTACTCCTGATGCAGGGTTTCCGGCGGAAGGACATCGAGGACGTTCCTCAACTCGGTGCCTTGGCAAGGTGGACGCCATTGAGTTGTGCTGCTTTCGGAACGGTGGGAATCTGGCTTCAAGGTATCCTTCCCATCGGCGGCTTCCTCTGCCCCTGCGTGATAACGGGCATCACGGGGCTGTGGCTGGGGAGCGGATGGTTCTTCATTGCCCTCGGTCTTCTGACACTTACAGGAGGAATGACTGCCCGGAGTATCTATGACCGCCTTTATAATGCCACCTTGAGACACCTGTTTCGCACACCACCCATCCCCCAGCACGGTTCGCCGAGGAAGTTCGGCTGTGCCATCGGGGGGATCATGTATGTCTTGAGCGGCATAGGGTTCCTTCTCGGCAACTACTGGCTGGCGTTCATCCCTGCTGTGTTCATGGTCGTATTCGCGACGATAGCGGGATTGACCCAATGGTGTTTTGCCTCCGCCATCTATGCCTGGCTATTTGAACGGGAACATGACCCAAAGGCAGGTTGCCGGAACTGA
- a CDS encoding aminotransferase class I/II-fold pyridoxal phosphate-dependent enzyme → MVVRLEDLGKTVRETQYAVRGPIVARAAELERDGREIIYCNIGNPHSFGQKPLTWIRQVLAILSYPDLLISGKDLFPADVVEMAGRVLQQTRHGFGAYTESKGLCFIREAIAKFIEKRDGIKADPETIYLTDGASKGVQAILEVLISSERDGIMVSIPQYPLYSATITLYGGRRVDYYLDEATGWKLTLEQLEQAHQKAEKEGIRVRAICVINPGNPTGAVLDEKNIEMVIHFARKHHLAILADEVYQDNIYLNSDSFISFAKVLEKNHIKDVSLFSFHSCSKGLLGECGIRGGYFECRNIPDEVLFEITKMQSVSLCANTVGQVTTFLMVSPPQPGQPSFESYTGERAEVLESLRIRAKMVADGLNRIPGINCQHVAGAMYAFPRITLPKGMTDDQYCMRLLEETGICVVPGSGFGQAPGTFHFRTTILPPINKIEAVIEKLAQFQLKIMR, encoded by the coding sequence ATGGTGGTACGGCTTGAAGATCTCGGTAAAACGGTGCGGGAAACCCAATATGCTGTTCGTGGGCCCATTGTTGCACGCGCCGCCGAGCTGGAGCGCGATGGGCGCGAAATCATTTACTGCAATATCGGAAACCCCCACTCTTTCGGCCAGAAGCCGCTGACGTGGATCAGGCAGGTTCTGGCGATTCTTTCGTATCCGGATTTGCTGATCAGCGGCAAAGACCTGTTTCCCGCCGATGTGGTCGAGATGGCCGGGCGGGTCCTTCAGCAGACCAGGCATGGCTTTGGCGCTTACACCGAAAGTAAAGGCCTGTGCTTTATCCGCGAGGCCATCGCCAAGTTCATTGAAAAACGAGACGGCATCAAGGCTGATCCCGAGACCATTTATCTAACGGATGGAGCCAGCAAGGGCGTTCAGGCGATTCTGGAAGTCCTGATCTCCTCTGAGCGTGACGGGATTATGGTCTCCATCCCGCAGTACCCCCTCTACTCCGCCACCATCACCCTGTACGGGGGGCGTCGGGTTGATTATTACCTGGATGAAGCCACCGGTTGGAAGTTAACTCTGGAACAACTGGAGCAGGCCCACCAAAAGGCTGAAAAAGAAGGCATCCGGGTACGCGCCATTTGCGTCATCAATCCCGGCAATCCCACCGGAGCCGTTCTGGACGAGAAAAACATCGAGATGGTGATCCATTTCGCACGGAAGCACCATCTCGCCATTCTTGCCGACGAGGTGTATCAGGATAACATCTACCTGAACTCGGACTCGTTTATCTCATTTGCCAAGGTGCTGGAAAAGAACCACATCAAAGATGTCTCGCTGTTCAGCTTTCACTCCTGCTCAAAGGGGCTTCTGGGCGAATGCGGCATCCGCGGAGGATATTTCGAGTGCCGCAATATCCCGGATGAGGTTCTGTTTGAAATCACCAAGATGCAGTCGGTCTCCCTGTGCGCCAACACCGTCGGCCAGGTAACCACCTTTTTGATGGTCAGCCCGCCTCAACCCGGCCAGCCCTCGTTTGAAAGTTATACCGGGGAACGTGCCGAAGTCCTTGAATCCCTCCGGATCCGGGCCAAAATGGTGGCGGACGGGCTCAACCGGATTCCGGGAATCAACTGCCAGCATGTCGCCGGCGCCATGTACGCCTTCCCCCGGATCACCCTCCCAAAAGGGATGACCGATGATCAGTACTGTATGCGCCTGCTGGAGGAGACCGGGATCTGCGTCGTGCCCGGCTCCGGGTTCGGCCAGGCCCCCGGCACGTTTCACTTCAGGACCACTATCCTGCCCCCGATCAATAAGATCGAGGCGGTGATTGAAAAGCTCGCCCAGTTCCAACTGAAGATCATGCGGTAA
- a CDS encoding EamA family transporter — protein MWLILGLISAVFLGLYDVCKKASLRENAVLPVLFLATVSTALPFAVLTLLSQWVGQEGLGRAYVASVPWRVHGLLMLKSLIVAASWVCAYFAYKHLPLTLGAPIRAAQPVLTLVGAMILFSERFSLLGWCGMLTAIGSYFALSLAGQKEGIRFARNGWVGLLLLGTFLGAVSSLYDKYLLCRYAPMVVQAYFSLYLVVILGLVFVLCWWPQRRQHTPFKWRWTIPAIGLLLAVADYCYFNALALPGSLIAMLSVVRRGNVLVSFGLGALIFKEKNIRRKAYALIGIIVGIILIGLG, from the coding sequence ATGTGGTTGATTCTAGGCCTGATATCCGCGGTATTTCTGGGGCTCTATGATGTCTGCAAAAAGGCGTCTTTGAGGGAAAATGCCGTTCTTCCCGTCCTGTTTCTGGCGACAGTGTCCACGGCCCTGCCGTTTGCGGTGCTGACATTGCTTTCGCAGTGGGTGGGGCAGGAGGGTCTCGGCCGGGCCTATGTGGCGTCAGTCCCATGGCGGGTGCACGGCTTGTTGATGCTGAAATCCCTGATCGTCGCTGCTTCCTGGGTGTGTGCCTACTTTGCCTATAAACATCTCCCGCTTACCCTGGGGGCGCCCATCCGTGCGGCTCAGCCGGTGTTGACCCTGGTGGGGGCCATGATCCTTTTCTCGGAACGGTTTTCACTGCTGGGCTGGTGCGGGATGCTGACGGCAATAGGCTCCTATTTTGCCCTTTCGCTCGCAGGCCAGAAAGAGGGCATCCGGTTTGCCCGCAATGGCTGGGTCGGACTCCTGTTGCTGGGAACCTTTTTAGGCGCCGTCAGTTCGCTGTACGACAAGTATCTGCTCTGCCGCTATGCCCCGATGGTGGTGCAGGCCTATTTCAGTCTTTATCTGGTGGTGATTCTGGGGCTGGTGTTTGTCTTGTGCTGGTGGCCCCAACGGCGCCAGCATACGCCGTTCAAATGGCGCTGGACCATTCCCGCCATCGGGCTCCTGCTGGCGGTAGCGGATTACTGTTATTTCAATGCCCTGGCCCTGCCGGGCTCCCTCATTGCCATGCTGAGCGTCGTCCGGCGCGGGAATGTGCTGGTGTCATTCGGTCTGGGGGCCCTGATTTTCAAGGAAAAGAATATCCGGCGCAAGGCATACGCGCTGATCGGGATCATTGTGGGGATCATTCTGATCGGACTGGGATGA
- the speA gene encoding biosynthetic arginine decarboxylase, whose product MRHEALTRWTAENSADLYGIRNWGQGYFDVTPGGEVIVRPNGPKSQTEVSLMHLIDECHSRGLNMPVLLRFSNILASRIKEINESFRWAIFDAAYQGQYRGVFPIKVNQQDEVVSDITEYGREYHHGLEAGSKAELIAALALMKDPEAFVICNGYKDEEFVDLALQALKMGTRTVLVIEMPSELELIIERAHRLKVRPVVGIRAKLSSRAGGHWDSSGGDRSKFGLDASQIIAVVDGLRQHKMLDCLQMLHYHLGSQVSDIRRVRNALREACRFYVELVREGAGMGILNMGGGLAVDYDGSHTNFACSTNYSTAEYASVVVETVMNTLDECGVPHPTIVTESGRATAAHHSVLIFNILDVRRFEPLRIPEKLSPESHEMLQNLMEVCHSLSPRNMQEAYHDAVYYRDELRTLFLHGNISLRERSLAETIFWHVVCKVSEMTRGRKYTPDELEGLDAATADVYYGNFSVFQSIPDFWAIDQLFPIMPIHRLNQRPTRKAVLADITCDSDGKIDKFIDLHDVKHVLPLHEWDGRDYYMGIFLTGAYQETIGDMHNLLGNTNVLHVRIDDKGRIDEATQIKGDRVDEILEYMEYSPNSMVETIKARAEKAAKNGLITHREKNTFVKDYKVGIRGYTYFEK is encoded by the coding sequence ATGAGGCATGAAGCGTTGACGCGATGGACGGCGGAGAACTCCGCTGACTTATACGGGATCCGGAACTGGGGGCAGGGCTACTTCGATGTGACGCCCGGGGGGGAAGTGATTGTCCGCCCGAACGGACCCAAGAGCCAGACCGAAGTCAGTCTGATGCATTTGATTGATGAGTGTCACAGCCGCGGCCTGAATATGCCGGTATTGCTCCGCTTCTCCAACATCCTGGCCTCCCGTATTAAAGAGATCAACGAGAGTTTCCGCTGGGCGATCTTCGATGCCGCCTATCAGGGGCAGTATCGCGGCGTGTTCCCCATCAAGGTGAATCAGCAGGATGAGGTGGTGAGCGACATTACGGAATACGGGCGCGAATACCATCACGGGCTTGAGGCCGGTAGCAAAGCCGAACTGATTGCCGCGCTGGCCCTGATGAAGGACCCCGAGGCGTTTGTCATCTGCAACGGGTACAAGGACGAGGAGTTTGTGGATCTGGCCTTGCAGGCGCTCAAGATGGGGACCCGGACCGTTCTGGTGATTGAAATGCCCAGTGAGCTGGAATTGATTATCGAACGCGCCCACCGGCTGAAGGTCCGCCCGGTGGTGGGGATCCGCGCAAAACTGTCCAGCCGTGCCGGTGGACATTGGGATTCCTCCGGCGGGGACCGCAGCAAATTCGGATTGGATGCCAGCCAGATTATCGCGGTGGTGGACGGCTTGCGCCAGCACAAGATGCTGGATTGCCTCCAGATGCTCCATTACCACCTGGGGAGCCAGGTGTCAGATATCCGGCGCGTCCGGAATGCCTTGCGCGAGGCGTGCCGGTTCTATGTCGAGCTCGTACGGGAAGGGGCGGGCATGGGGATCCTGAACATGGGCGGCGGGCTAGCGGTGGATTATGATGGCTCCCATACCAATTTTGCCTGCAGCACCAACTATTCCACGGCCGAATATGCCTCGGTGGTGGTGGAAACGGTGATGAATACCCTGGATGAATGCGGGGTGCCGCACCCGACCATTGTGACTGAATCCGGCCGCGCCACGGCCGCGCATCACTCCGTATTGATTTTCAATATCCTGGATGTGCGCCGGTTTGAGCCCCTGCGGATTCCCGAGAAGTTATCGCCGGAATCGCATGAGATGTTGCAGAACCTGATGGAAGTCTGTCACTCCCTCTCTCCGCGCAACATGCAGGAAGCCTATCATGATGCCGTCTATTACCGGGATGAGTTGCGCACCCTGTTCCTCCACGGGAATATCTCGTTGCGCGAGCGCTCGCTGGCGGAAACCATCTTCTGGCATGTGGTGTGCAAGGTGTCGGAAATGACCCGGGGGCGGAAGTATACGCCGGATGAACTGGAGGGACTGGACGCCGCCACCGCGGATGTCTATTACGGGAACTTCAGCGTTTTCCAGTCCATTCCCGATTTCTGGGCCATTGATCAGCTATTCCCGATCATGCCGATCCACCGCTTGAATCAGCGTCCGACGCGCAAGGCGGTGCTGGCGGACATCACCTGTGATTCAGACGGCAAGATCGATAAGTTTATTGACCTGCATGACGTGAAGCATGTCCTGCCGCTCCATGAATGGGATGGGCGCGACTACTACATGGGGATCTTTCTGACGGGGGCCTATCAGGAGACCATCGGCGATATGCACAACCTGCTCGGGAACACGAATGTGCTGCATGTGCGGATTGATGACAAGGGCCGGATTGATGAAGCGACGCAGATCAAGGGCGACCGGGTGGATGAGATCCTGGAGTACATGGAATACAGCCCGAACAGCATGGTGGAGACCATTAAGGCCCGTGCCGAAAAGGCGGCGAAGAACGGCTTGATCACCCACCGCGAAAAGAACACCTTTGTCAAAGACTACAAGGTGGGAATCCGCGGCTATACGTATTTCGAGAAATAA
- a CDS encoding putative toxin-antitoxin system toxin component, PIN family produces the protein MTRIVLDTSVLVSGMINAFGAPGRIIDLVREGNIELIVDDRLLAEYTDVLNRPKFRTYFNAHDVRDILIFLEQNAHYVVSTIHVTNLPDPDDTPFLEVALSAGVPLVTGNMDDFPSKLCRTADVLTPARFLEQLDGSVRDLKGALPKPQRTL, from the coding sequence ATGACACGCATTGTCCTCGACACCAGTGTTCTCGTGTCCGGCATGATCAACGCTTTCGGGGCGCCCGGACGGATCATCGACCTCGTTCGCGAGGGAAACATCGAACTCATCGTGGATGACCGGCTCCTCGCCGAATACACCGACGTACTGAACCGTCCAAAATTCCGGACTTACTTCAACGCTCATGACGTTCGCGACATCCTTATTTTCCTGGAGCAAAATGCGCATTATGTTGTATCCACCATCCATGTGACCAACCTCCCCGATCCCGATGACACCCCTTTTCTGGAGGTTGCCCTCAGTGCCGGCGTGCCGCTCGTTACCGGTAACATGGACGACTTCCCGTCCAAACTTTGTCGTACAGCCGACGTGCTCACTCCCGCCCGCTTCCTCGAACAACTTGACGGCTCGGTGCGCGATCTCAAGGGGGCGCTTCCCAAGCCGCAGCGAACACTCTAA
- a CDS encoding DUF5808 domain-containing protein, translating into MEQKEINQAEWSDPANWSCGFYFSKKDSRTWVPKSIPWMGWTLNIGKPAGACWLLGFIIGLPVLIILLS; encoded by the coding sequence ATGGAACAGAAGGAAATCAACCAAGCGGAGTGGAGTGATCCCGCGAACTGGTCCTGTGGCTTCTACTTCAGCAAGAAGGACAGCCGGACATGGGTGCCGAAGTCAATCCCGTGGATGGGCTGGACGCTGAACATCGGTAAACCGGCAGGGGCGTGCTGGCTGTTGGGGTTCATCATCGGCCTGCCTGTCCTCATCATTCTGCTCTCGTAA
- a CDS encoding zinc ribbon domain-containing protein, producing the protein MKHCRCCQHVVSEEALACPSCGAPHPARQKWDGWGYEYKSPTEIFGLPLVHISFKYRPNKVPVVARGVIAIGQFAVGLITISQFGIGLISLSQFTIALFALAQFAFAYSLIAQVGLFLHQGHGQAVYNLMELLKNL; encoded by the coding sequence ATGAAACACTGTCGTTGTTGCCAACATGTTGTGAGTGAGGAGGCGCTTGCCTGTCCAAGCTGCGGGGCGCCTCATCCTGCCAGGCAAAAGTGGGATGGCTGGGGATATGAATATAAATCCCCGACGGAGATATTCGGGCTTCCGTTGGTGCATATCTCCTTCAAGTACCGGCCCAATAAGGTGCCCGTGGTTGCCCGGGGGGTGATTGCCATCGGCCAGTTTGCGGTGGGACTCATCACCATTTCGCAGTTCGGGATCGGGCTCATCAGCCTCAGTCAGTTCACGATCGCCCTCTTTGCTCTGGCCCAATTTGCCTTTGCCTACTCCCTCATCGCCCAGGTCGGCCTCTTCCTTCATCAGGGGCATGGGCAGGCGGTCTATAACCTCATGGAATTGTTGAAAAACCTGTAA
- a CDS encoding DUF3309 family protein, whose product MNVGTILLIVLILLLVGALPTWSHSKNWGYYPSGGLGFVALILLILVLMGRI is encoded by the coding sequence ATAAATGTCGGAACAATCCTGTTAATTGTATTAATCCTGCTTCTGGTGGGGGCATTGCCCACATGGTCTCATAGCAAGAACTGGGGATATTATCCAAGTGGGGGATTGGGCTTTGTGGCTTTGATCCTGCTCATATTGGTTCTTATGGGTCGGATTTGA
- a CDS encoding ABC transporter permease, whose protein sequence is MNIPASLHRIRILLVKELAQIKRDRSLLGILIVAPLFQLLIMGFAANTDIRDIQLTIRDNDRSFYSRDYIHSLGASGYFKITFASGPDRDDAALLVSGKSSLLLTIPPDFSKHLLANQPASLQVLVDGSDSNFGVNGLNTLQKANRLFSTRTIRLVTDRLARQGVTLPSVEAETRAWYNPDLLSRVYMVPALMGVLLLVTTMLVTSMSLVKEREDGTMEQLIVTPLRPVELMIGKLLPFVLIGLIEVTLALGVIRGVFGIPLRGSVLLLYGFSGLFLLTTLGMGLLVSTLVKTQQQAMMVAAFFVLMPFVLLSGFIFPVENMPPAIQALSALIPLKYYLEIVRGLFLKGTGWNELWPPALTLLLWGVSILTIAALNFRKRLD, encoded by the coding sequence ATGAACATCCCCGCCTCTCTGCATCGCATCCGCATTCTCCTGGTCAAGGAGCTCGCCCAGATCAAACGCGATCGCAGTCTCCTCGGGATCCTCATTGTAGCGCCCCTGTTCCAGCTCCTGATCATGGGGTTTGCGGCCAATACGGATATCCGGGACATCCAATTGACCATCCGCGATAATGATCGCTCTTTTTACAGCCGGGACTATATCCACTCCCTCGGCGCCTCCGGCTATTTCAAAATCACATTCGCCTCAGGACCGGACCGGGATGATGCCGCGCTTCTGGTGTCCGGCAAAAGCAGTCTCCTCCTCACAATCCCCCCTGATTTCAGCAAACACCTTCTGGCCAATCAACCCGCCTCCCTCCAGGTCCTGGTGGATGGCTCCGACAGCAACTTCGGGGTCAATGGACTGAATACCCTCCAAAAGGCCAACCGCCTGTTCTCCACCCGGACGATCCGCCTCGTAACGGACAGACTGGCGCGACAGGGCGTCACGCTCCCGTCGGTCGAGGCAGAAACACGGGCCTGGTATAACCCCGATCTGCTCTCACGGGTTTACATGGTTCCGGCCCTGATGGGGGTGCTGTTGCTGGTGACCACCATGCTGGTCACCAGTATGTCCTTAGTCAAAGAGCGTGAAGACGGCACCATGGAGCAGTTGATTGTCACTCCGCTGCGCCCCGTGGAATTGATGATCGGCAAGCTCCTGCCTTTTGTCCTCATTGGCCTGATTGAAGTAACCCTTGCGTTGGGCGTGATCCGCGGGGTCTTCGGCATCCCCCTGCGCGGCAGCGTGCTCCTGCTTTACGGCTTCTCCGGCTTATTCCTGCTGACCACGCTGGGTATGGGCCTGCTGGTCTCCACCCTCGTCAAGACCCAGCAGCAGGCCATGATGGTCGCGGCCTTTTTTGTCCTGATGCCTTTTGTGCTATTGTCGGGTTTTATCTTTCCCGTGGAAAATATGCCGCCCGCCATCCAGGCGCTGTCCGCCCTGATTCCGCTCAAGTACTATCTGGAAATTGTCCGCGGGCTTTTCCTGAAAGGGACAGGCTGGAACGAACTCTGGCCGCCTGCCCTCACCCTGCTGCTCTGGGGGGTGAGTATCCTGACTATTGCCGCCCTGAACTTCAGGAAGCGACTGGATTAA
- a CDS encoding XRE family transcriptional regulator translates to MNSVISINLRRLRSIKGKTQDEIAAAAGISRVAYRNIETGSSVPRSGTLDAIAGALGVDILALATPVPQPTTLRFRAHKGLSAQERAERTQLVTDTLNWLTDFKELENMLDDRISSVLTSKSRANSDIATLAEEVRREDFHVECSDCLPDICDILEAGGVKVRVLQSNIKGFSGFSVGKADGGPAVVVNTLSTIPVERRIFTAAHELGHLILHRNSFDPTVETEDSNEEHEADIFASYFLMPSKQFQDEWSRNRGLHWVDRVLKTKRAFRVSWMTVLFRLCELKQADRKKIFWQFSSAYKSRFGKELSYKHEPDSQATTMAATQPSQEPDRLTEYDFYEDRFDRLVRKALEKDEISVSRAAEMLAISVKEMQELVLEWREHE, encoded by the coding sequence ATGAACAGCGTCATATCCATCAATCTTCGTCGCCTTCGCAGTATTAAGGGAAAGACTCAGGATGAGATCGCGGCCGCCGCCGGCATCAGCAGGGTGGCCTACAGGAACATTGAAACGGGTTCTTCGGTACCTCGCTCAGGCACTCTGGATGCCATTGCAGGGGCCTTGGGGGTAGATATCCTCGCATTGGCTACGCCCGTACCCCAACCGACCACGCTTCGCTTCCGAGCCCACAAAGGACTGTCTGCCCAGGAGCGGGCAGAAAGGACTCAACTGGTTACGGATACCCTAAACTGGCTGACGGACTTCAAGGAACTTGAAAACATGCTGGATGACCGAATTTCTTCCGTCCTAACGTCGAAGAGCAGGGCTAACTCAGATATAGCAACCTTGGCAGAAGAAGTCCGTCGTGAGGATTTTCATGTCGAATGCTCGGACTGTCTTCCTGATATATGCGACATTCTTGAAGCCGGGGGGGTCAAAGTTCGTGTTCTTCAGTCCAACATCAAAGGATTCTCCGGTTTCTCCGTCGGCAAGGCCGATGGCGGACCTGCCGTCGTGGTCAATACCCTTTCCACCATTCCGGTCGAACGGCGGATCTTCACGGCAGCCCATGAGCTTGGCCACTTGATCCTTCATCGCAACTCCTTCGACCCTACTGTCGAAACGGAGGACAGCAACGAGGAGCATGAGGCTGACATTTTCGCATCATACTTTCTCATGCCGAGCAAACAGTTCCAGGACGAATGGTCTCGCAACCGTGGCCTTCACTGGGTTGATCGGGTGCTGAAGACCAAGAGGGCATTCCGTGTCAGCTGGATGACCGTCCTTTTCCGCCTTTGTGAACTCAAGCAGGCTGACAGGAAAAAGATCTTCTGGCAGTTCTCATCGGCCTACAAGAGCAGGTTCGGCAAGGAATTGAGCTACAAGCATGAGCCGGATTCACAGGCGACCACGATGGCTGCCACCCAACCAAGCCAGGAGCCCGACCGCCTGACCGAATATGACTTCTACGAGGATAGGTTTGACCGGCTAGTTCGCAAGGCACTTGAAAAAGACGAGATCAGTGTCAGCAGGGCCGCCGAGATGTTGGCGATAAGTGTCAAGGAAATGCAGGAATTGGTGTTGGAATGGAGGGAACACGAGTGA
- a CDS encoding AAA family ATPase: MTRALDAKHYLLGLSLRKDKVPSFTDYPYCLPVIRNLTNLEFHPSVTFIVGENGTGKSTLLEAIAVASGFNPEGGSRNFNFSTRASHSPLHEVLNLSRGIKRPRDGFFLRAESFFNVATEIERLGVSDSYGGRSLHELSHGESFLTLVMERFRGNGLYLLDEPEAALSPSRQLALLSRLHQLVKLNSQFIIATHSPILMAYPDAVIYSLTEQAITQVRYTDTEHFAVTREFLNRHEAMLKDLLEE, translated from the coding sequence ATGACACGGGCATTGGATGCAAAACACTATCTGCTGGGTTTGTCTCTGAGAAAGGACAAGGTACCGTCCTTTACCGACTACCCTTACTGCCTTCCCGTAATCCGCAACTTGACCAACCTCGAGTTCCATCCCAGCGTGACCTTCATCGTCGGGGAGAACGGCACAGGGAAGTCGACCCTGCTGGAGGCCATCGCGGTGGCTTCGGGCTTCAACCCGGAAGGCGGGAGCAGGAATTTCAACTTCTCGACCAGGGCTTCGCATTCCCCGTTGCACGAGGTGTTGAACCTGAGCAGGGGGATCAAGCGACCGAGGGATGGCTTCTTTCTCCGGGCGGAGAGCTTCTTCAATGTGGCCACCGAAATTGAGCGGCTGGGCGTATCAGACTCCTATGGCGGACGGTCGCTTCATGAACTCTCCCATGGCGAATCATTCCTGACTTTGGTTATGGAGCGTTTCCGAGGGAATGGGCTATATCTTCTGGATGAGCCGGAGGCCGCCCTCTCTCCCAGCAGGCAACTTGCTCTGCTCAGCCGATTGCATCAACTGGTCAAATTGAACTCCCAGTTCATCATCGCCACCCATTCGCCCATCCTGATGGCCTACCCGGATGCGGTGATATATTCCCTGACGGAGCAGGCGATCACCCAGGTGCGTTACACGGACACCGAGCACTTTGCCGTGACCCGTGAGTTCCTGAACAGGCATGAAGCCATGCTGAAGGACCTTCTCGAAGAATGA
- a CDS encoding plasmid pRiA4b ORF-3 family protein has translation MKPLQKVYSCQLPFAQVFQFKVTLLGTDPPVWRRIQVPGCYSFWDLHCAITDAFGWLDYHLHLFTLRNPRTTMEDHFGIPDDGTCGIDDSEMMGYITLPGWKSNISRYFTLKPDNIQADYLYDFGDGWHHSVTLEEILPKLDGVAYPCCTGGENACPPEDSGGATGYRRFKKAISYHNAVDHDALLNWAGGWFDPDWFEMGLVRFGDPRLRWEIAFQDKPCPKHIRMVQYHRMKKN, from the coding sequence ATGAAACCACTCCAAAAGGTGTATTCCTGCCAGCTTCCCTTTGCACAGGTGTTTCAGTTCAAAGTGACGTTGCTCGGGACCGATCCTCCTGTCTGGCGCCGCATTCAGGTGCCGGGATGTTATTCTTTCTGGGATCTGCATTGCGCCATCACCGATGCGTTCGGATGGCTTGACTACCATCTCCATCTCTTCACGCTTCGCAACCCCAGGACCACGATGGAAGACCATTTTGGAATTCCTGATGATGGAACTTGCGGAATTGATGATTCAGAAATGATGGGATACATCACATTGCCAGGCTGGAAATCCAACATTTCCCGCTACTTCACCTTGAAGCCAGACAATATTCAGGCCGATTACCTGTATGATTTCGGGGACGGATGGCATCACAGCGTCACATTAGAGGAGATTCTCCCCAAGCTGGACGGCGTGGCCTACCCCTGTTGCACAGGCGGGGAAAACGCCTGTCCGCCGGAAGACAGCGGCGGGGCCACAGGCTACCGTCGGTTCAAAAAAGCCATCTCCTATCACAATGCGGTCGATCATGATGCTTTACTGAACTGGGCGGGCGGTTGGTTTGACCCTGACTGGTTTGAGATGGGGCTGGTCCGGTTCGGAGACCCGCGTCTGAGATGGGAAATCGCCTTCCAGGATAAGCCGTGCCCTAAACATATCAGGATGGTTCAGTATCATCGCATGAAGAAAAACTGA